A genomic region of Streptomyces sp. R33 contains the following coding sequences:
- a CDS encoding formimidoylglutamate deiminase, with protein sequence MPVKTYWLEHSWLGAHVEPGVALEVGANGRIAALRTGVDAPPPGAEVLRGLTVPGLANAHSHAFHRALRSLVQVGSGTFWTWREFMYQVAQNLTPDTYFALARAVYAEMALAGITNVGEFHYVHHAPGGAPYADPNAMGEALIEAAAEAGIRITLLDTAYLSSGFGEAPNPHQVRFSDGTADAWAERVSALKPRGHALIGAAIHSVRAVPAGQLATVARWAEERQAPLHVHLSEQTAENEACRAAHGRTPTQLLADHGVLGPRTTGVHNTHLTDGDIALLGGTTTGTCMCPTTERDLADGIGPARRLQQAGSPLSLGSDSHAVIDLLEEARAMELNERLSSRTRGHWTANALLTAATADGHAALGLADAGRLEAGALADFTTIALDSVRTAGPLPRLGAETAVFAATASDVRHTVVGGRHIVRDGSHTLVPDVASALSESIAAVRG encoded by the coding sequence CTGCCGGTGAAGACGTACTGGTTGGAACACTCCTGGCTCGGCGCCCACGTCGAGCCGGGCGTGGCCCTCGAGGTGGGCGCCAACGGGCGGATCGCGGCCCTGCGGACCGGGGTCGACGCCCCGCCGCCGGGGGCCGAGGTACTGCGCGGGCTGACCGTCCCCGGGCTGGCCAACGCGCACTCGCATGCGTTCCACCGGGCGCTGCGCTCGCTGGTGCAGGTGGGCTCCGGGACCTTCTGGACCTGGCGCGAGTTCATGTACCAGGTCGCCCAGAACCTCACCCCCGACACGTACTTCGCGCTCGCGCGCGCGGTGTACGCGGAGATGGCGCTGGCCGGCATCACCAACGTCGGCGAGTTCCACTACGTCCACCACGCACCCGGCGGCGCCCCGTACGCGGACCCCAACGCCATGGGCGAGGCCCTGATCGAGGCGGCCGCGGAGGCGGGCATCCGGATCACGCTGCTCGACACGGCGTACCTGTCGTCCGGCTTCGGAGAGGCGCCCAACCCGCACCAGGTGCGGTTCTCCGACGGGACGGCCGACGCCTGGGCCGAGCGCGTCTCGGCGCTCAAGCCCCGCGGGCACGCCCTGATCGGCGCGGCGATCCACTCCGTGCGCGCCGTACCGGCCGGGCAGCTGGCCACGGTCGCCCGCTGGGCCGAGGAGCGGCAGGCCCCGCTGCACGTCCACCTCTCCGAGCAGACCGCCGAGAACGAGGCCTGCCGGGCCGCGCACGGGCGTACCCCGACCCAGCTCCTGGCCGACCACGGGGTCCTCGGCCCGCGCACCACCGGCGTCCACAACACGCACCTGACGGACGGGGACATCGCGCTGCTGGGCGGGACCACGACCGGTACGTGCATGTGCCCCACCACCGAGCGGGACCTCGCCGACGGCATCGGCCCGGCCCGCCGGCTCCAGCAGGCCGGCAGCCCGCTCTCGCTCGGCAGCGACAGCCATGCGGTGATCGACCTGCTGGAGGAGGCGCGGGCGATGGAGCTCAACGAGCGCCTGAGCAGCCGGACCCGGGGCCACTGGACGGCGAACGCGCTGCTGACGGCGGCGACGGCGGACGGTCATGCGGCCCTTGGTCTGGCCGACGCGGGGCGCCTGGAGGCGGGTGCGCTCGCGGACTTCACCACGATCGCGCTGGACTCCGTCCGTACCGCAGGTCCCCTGCCGCGGCTCGGCGCCGAGACGGCGGTGTTCGCGGCCACCGCCTCGGACGTCCGCCACACGGTGGTAGGGGGCCGGCACATCGTCCGCGACGGGTCGCACACCCTTGTCCCGGACGTGGCGTCCGCCCTGTCCGAGTCCATCGCGGCCGTCCGCGGCTGA
- a CDS encoding LPXTG cell wall anchor domain-containing protein, whose amino-acid sequence MTDRKRSTALALASALAGTAVLLAAPAARADVVDVAYDCKTPIGDKSAVSPIDIKAVKEGDGYKLTMSFQKGVSSSPVELGKGAMSPSAVILADGAEKVSVPVSGAPNPEAVPANTPIKITDLSGTYTPKKSGKVTFTAGVLTIKALGTTTTCTPGNSPKPSLELDVTAGPQSGGSTPQDTLPQTGPTDSALALGTLGGTVLLTGAAGVLWLTRRGQRARS is encoded by the coding sequence GTGACCGACCGGAAACGCTCCACCGCGCTTGCGCTGGCCTCCGCGCTGGCCGGAACGGCGGTCCTGCTGGCCGCCCCCGCAGCCCGGGCCGACGTCGTCGACGTGGCGTACGACTGCAAGACCCCCATCGGGGACAAGTCGGCGGTGTCGCCCATCGACATCAAAGCCGTCAAGGAGGGCGACGGCTACAAGCTGACGATGTCCTTCCAGAAGGGCGTCTCGTCCAGCCCCGTCGAACTCGGCAAGGGCGCGATGAGCCCCAGCGCCGTCATCCTGGCCGACGGCGCGGAGAAGGTGTCCGTGCCGGTGTCGGGTGCGCCCAACCCCGAGGCCGTGCCCGCCAACACCCCCATCAAGATCACCGACCTCTCGGGCACCTACACCCCCAAGAAGAGCGGCAAGGTCACCTTCACCGCGGGCGTGCTCACCATCAAGGCGCTGGGGACCACCACCACCTGCACCCCCGGCAACAGCCCCAAGCCGTCCCTGGAGCTGGACGTGACGGCGGGCCCGCAGTCCGGGGGCAGCACCCCGCAGGACACCCTCCCGCAGACCGGGCCCACCGACTCCGCCCTCGCCCTCGGCACCCTCGGCGGCACCGTGCTGCTCACCGGCGCCGCCGGCGTGCTCTGGCTGACCCGGCGCGGCCAGCGGGCCCGGTCCTGA
- the hutI gene encoding imidazolonepropionase has product MTTTVITNIGSLVTNDPALGDGSPLGLIENAAVVIDGETIAWVGPAAGAPATDSAFDAQGRALIPGFVDSHSHLVFAGDRTAEFNARMSGRSYSAGGIRTTVAATRAATDAELEANLLRHLDEARRQGTTTFETKSGYGLTVEDEARALRIAAAHTEEVTYLGAHIVSPDYAEDPAGYVDLVTGEMLAACAPYARWVDVFCEKGAFDGDQARAILTAGAAAGLIPRVHANQLSYGPGVQLAVELEAASADHCTHLTDADVDALVQAADTTVATLLPGAEFSTRAQWPDARRLIDAGATVALSTDCNPGSSYTSSMPFCIALAVRDMRMTPDEALWAATAGGARALRRSDIGRIAPGARADLALLEAPSHVHLAYRPGVPLVRAVWQRGVRAA; this is encoded by the coding sequence ATGACCACCACCGTCATCACCAACATCGGCAGCCTCGTCACCAACGACCCCGCGCTCGGCGACGGCAGCCCCCTCGGCCTGATCGAGAACGCCGCCGTCGTGATCGACGGCGAGACCATCGCCTGGGTCGGCCCGGCCGCCGGCGCCCCCGCCACCGACTCGGCCTTCGACGCGCAGGGCCGTGCGCTGATCCCCGGCTTCGTCGACTCCCACTCGCACCTCGTCTTCGCCGGGGACCGCACCGCCGAGTTCAACGCCCGGATGTCCGGGCGCAGCTACTCCGCCGGCGGCATCCGCACCACCGTCGCCGCCACCCGTGCCGCCACCGACGCCGAGCTCGAGGCCAACCTGCTGCGCCACCTCGACGAGGCCCGCCGCCAGGGCACCACCACGTTCGAGACGAAGTCCGGCTACGGCCTCACGGTCGAGGACGAGGCCCGCGCGCTGCGCATCGCCGCCGCGCACACCGAGGAGGTCACCTACCTCGGCGCGCACATCGTGTCCCCCGACTACGCCGAGGACCCGGCCGGCTACGTCGACCTCGTCACCGGCGAGATGCTGGCGGCCTGCGCCCCGTACGCCCGCTGGGTGGACGTGTTCTGCGAGAAGGGCGCCTTCGACGGCGACCAGGCGCGCGCGATCCTCACCGCCGGCGCCGCCGCCGGGCTGATCCCGCGCGTGCACGCCAACCAGCTGTCCTACGGCCCCGGCGTGCAGCTCGCCGTCGAGCTGGAGGCCGCCTCCGCCGACCACTGCACCCACCTCACCGACGCCGACGTCGACGCCCTCGTGCAGGCCGCGGACACCACCGTCGCGACGCTGCTGCCCGGTGCCGAGTTCTCCACGCGCGCCCAGTGGCCCGACGCCCGCCGCCTCATCGACGCGGGCGCCACCGTCGCGCTGTCCACCGACTGCAACCCGGGCTCCTCGTACACGAGTTCCATGCCGTTCTGCATCGCGCTCGCGGTCCGGGACATGCGGATGACCCCGGACGAGGCGCTGTGGGCGGCCACCGCCGGTGGCGCGCGGGCGCTGCGCCGCAGCGACATCGGCCGGATCGCCCCCGGAGCCCGCGCCGACCTGGCCCTCCTGGAGGCCCCGAGCCACGTCCACCTGGCCTACCGGCCCGGTGTCCCGCTCGTCCGCGCCGTCTGGCAGCGAGGCGTCCGCGCCGCCTGA